The following proteins come from a genomic window of Kwoniella shandongensis chromosome 7, complete sequence:
- a CDS encoding chitin synthase 1, protein MTKYDDIPLPFNSTAPLPTRRPTNSRGGGGGGGGGSSSAPGPGRSTTLKRGKTLTRPERHVAPAPLVAAPPTQSSSTPLPFSATSSNNGGSLDWWKLWSYATTFWAPPVVLGWFGIKEKQSRQAWREKVTLCWIALLLGGIVGFVTLGLQRALCPEKEANTGVYERLGQDDLTLSINGWVFNISSSLTQETVDFYALSKQMPGQDITNLFTRAVTDYPSCSASARYATTPLCKPSGTSAVNNNGTYQDCPLGKLDDATYSSLRIRNTSLLEGYSWGQVAALKDYLVIDGMVLNMAPYIQANPTAIKGDVVDSVIRTVLSNQTQSGKDATRLFYNRKVAQDAIKCMQSRYLAGRIDKIAPGCFVASLFLYVSLFVILAVVLVRFAMACIFNWFLSAKLVLPPKDLGRTAISPAVMPEGANVSVHNKTGTAPWANGGGSPNKKLMKNGKKINGLPNSSSTTLVNGVSNPDPLISLARIGTELFTVCLVTCYSEGEDSIRGTIESIAATNYSDSRKLIWVVCDGMITGHGEKMSTPDICVAMLDADPRFGNPMPMGFIAVGSGAKRENRAMVYAGHYVSKNGHRTPTIVVVKCGMPSEAKDSKPGNRGKRDSQLILMNFFSRVTYNDRMSPLDYDIFRKVQTLTGVTPDFFETVLMVDADTKIYPDSLKHLVNCMHHDNMIMGVCGETRIANKRQSWVTAIQVFEYFISHHNVKAFESVFGGVTCLPGCFSMYRIKARKDTDNDWVPILVKPEIVAEYSQSVVETLHQKNLLLLGEDRFLSTIMLRTFPRRKNIFLPQAKCRTVAPDTFSVLLSQRRRWINSTVHNLMELVRVRNLCGTFCFSMQFVVFMDLVGTVVLPVAICLTGALIVNSIITPPKSFQEAIPLMLLAIVLGLPAILILITTRKVIYVAWMVCYLFALPIWNFVLPVYSFWHFDDFSWGETRRVEGEVRSKGHDDKTAVFDGTTIPLRRWEDWEKSRLRKLRREEKRRKDMERQFGQGFHNDSDGLGVAPRGGWTRSEYESDSGSVFGSEEDVWGAEIGGYNEHNPAFPPPPIALPPQTSFEHGGLGGAGGGQTLGMDEMAAILDSGFDDQPPPPTFRPHANNVPSPLHRHQHDFQTPELQQIPTSAGGESVSSSIESRPHGGGHAKKRSAGGSGVNAVQNRYGPMGPLADEVGYTTRGGGGGFKGRKI, encoded by the exons ATGACGAAATACGATGatatcccacttcccttCAATTCCACCGCCCCATTACCTACAAGACGTCCTACCAATTCTcgcggcggcggcggcggaggtggaggaggatcatcAAGTGCTCCTGGACCTGGACGAAGTACGACCTTGAAAAGAGGTAAAACTTTAACACGACCAGAACGACATGTGGCTCCTGCACCGCTAGTTGCTGCTCCCCCAACTCAATCCTCTTCTACACCATTACCATTCTCCGCCACCAGCAGTAACAATGGCGGTTCGTTGGATTGGTGGAAATTGTGGTCTTACGCAACTACATTTTGGGCACCACCTGTCGTCCTTGGTTGGTTTGGAATCAAGGAGAAACAAAGTAGACAAGCTTGGAGAGAGAAAGTCACTTTGTGTTGGATCGCGTTGTTGTTAGGTGGGATAGTGGGGTTTGTCACGTTGGGATTGCAGAGAGCGCTGTGTCCGGAAAAGGAGGCGAATACTGGGGTCTATGAGAGGTTGGGGCAAGATGACT TAACGCTCAGCATAAACGGCTGGGTGttcaacatctcctcctcccttacCCAGGAGACTGTCGATTTCTATGCCCTTTCCAAGCAAATGCCGGGACAAGACATCACCAATCTCTTCACGCGAGCGGTGACTGACTACCCATCatgttctgcttctgcacGATATGCTACCACCCCGCTTTGCAAACCCTCTGGGACGTCTGcggtcaacaacaacggaACGTACCAAGACTGTCCCCTCGGCAAGCTAGACGATGCGACCTACTCTTCCCTCAGAATACGAAATACATCTCTGTTAGAAGGATACAGTTGGGGTCAGGTGGCGGCGTTAAAAGATTACCTGGTGATCGACGGTATGGTTCTCAACATGGCACCTTATATCCAAGCGAACCCTACAGCGATCAAAGGCGACGTTGTCGACTCGGTCATACGGACTGTCCTTTCCAACCAGACCCAATCTGGCAAGGACGCCACTCGACTGTTCTACAATCGAAAGGTCGCACAAGACGCCATCAAGTGCATGCAATCCCGATATCTTGCCGGGCGAATAGACAAGATCGCTCCTGGGTGTTTCGTGGCGAGTTTGTTTCTCTACGTCTCGCTGTTCGTCATCCTGGCAGTAGTTTTGGTCCGTTTCGCCATGGCCTGTATATTCAATTGGTTCCTTTCGGCGAAATTGGTCCTACCACCAAAAGATCTAGGTCGAACCGCAATCAGTCCCGCGGTCATGCCAGAAGGAGCGAACGTGTCAGTTCACAATAAGACAGGAACTGCACCATGGGCcaatggaggaggatcacCAAATAAGAAACTgatgaagaatgggaagaagatcaatgGACTCcccaactcttcttccacaacATTGGTGAACGGTGTATCGAATCCCGATCCATTAATATCGCTAGCAAGGATCGGAACAGAACTATTCACGGTGTGTCTGGTGACTTGTTattcagaaggagaagattcgATCAGAGGGACAATAGAATCGATCGCAGCTACGAATTATTCAGATTCGAGGAAATTGATTTGGGTCGTTTGCGATGGGATGATCACGGGTCATGGAGAGAAGATGTCGACTCCGGATATATGTGTGGCGATGTTGGATGCGGATCCGAGGTTTGGGAATCCGATGCCGATGGGTTTCATTGCCGTTGGGAGTGGAgcaaagagggagaatagGGCGATGGTATACGCGGGTCattatg tGTCCAAGAACGGCCATCGCACGCccaccatcgtcgtcgtcaaatGCGGTATGCCATCCGAGGCGAAGGATTCGAAACCCGGAAATCGAGGTAAAAGAGATAGTCAATTGATCTTGATgaacttcttctctcgagTCACCTACAACGATAGGATGAGTCCGCTGGATTATGATATCTTCCGAAAGGTGCAGACTCTGACAGGAGTCACACCGGACTTCTTCGAGACAGTTCTGATG GTCGACGCAGACACCAAGATCTACCCCGACTCCCTCAAACATCTCGTCAACTGCATGCACCACGACAACATGATCATGGGTGTATGCGGAGAGACTCGGATAGCGAACAAACGTCAGTCTTGGGTGACGGCTATCCAGGTTTTCGAATACTTCATCTCGCATCACAATGTCAAAGCATTCGAATCGGTCTTTGGTGGTGTCACCTGTCTACCCGGCTGTTTCAGCATGTACCGAATCAAAGCTCGAAAGGATACCGATAACGACTGGGTACCTATACTGGTCAAACCGGAAATCGTCGCCGAGTACTCTCAATCAGTCGTCGAGACATTACATCAGAAGAACCTCTTGCTATTGGGAGAAGATCGATTCTTGTCGACGATCATGCTTCGAACTTtcccaagaaggaagaatATCTTCTTACCTCAGGCAAAATGTCGAACTGTCGCTCCCGATACGTTTTCAGTATTGCTCTCACAACGTCGACGATGGATCAATTCGACAGTTCACAACCTAATGGAACTTGTTCGAGTTCGAAATTTGTGCGGCACATTTTGCTTCTCGATGCAATTTGTCGTCTTTATGGATCTGGTCGGAACCGTCGTATTACCCGTAGCGATCTGTTTGACGGGAGCTCTTATCGTTAATTCGATCATCACCCCTCCCAAATCGTTCCAAGAGGCCATTCCTCTGATGTTGTTGGCGATCGTTTTGGGTTTACCAgcgatcttgatcttgatcacGACTCGTAAGGTGATCTATGTCGCTTGGATGGTCTGTTATCTCTTCGCTTTGCCGATATGGAATTTCGTCTTGCCTGTGTATTCGTTCTGGCACTTTGATGATTTCTCCTGGGGTGaaacaag ACGAGTCGAAGGCGAAGTCAGATCAAAAGGTCACGATGACAAAACTGCTGTGTTTGACGGAACGACAATCCCACTTCGAAGATGGGAAGACTGGGAGAAATCACGATTACGGAAATTGCGacgggaggagaagaggagaaaggatATGGAGAGACAATTCGGACAAGGGTTCCATAATGATTCGGATGGATTGGGAGTTGCACCCAGGGGTGGTTGGACTCGGAGTGAATATGAGAGCGATTCAGGGAGTGTGTttgggagtgaagaggatgtttgGGGTGCAGAGATTGGCGGG TATAACGAACACAATCCTGcattcccaccacctcctatTGCTCTTCCACCGCAAACATCATTCGAACACGGTGGTCTTGGTGGAGCTGGTGGTGGTCAGACATTAGGTATGGATGAGATGGCCGCTATCCTAGATTCAGGATTCGATgatcaaccacctccacctactTTCCGACCACATGCGAACAACGTTCCATCACCATtacatcgacatcaacacGATTTCCAAACACCTGAACTACAGCAAATACCAACGAGTGCAGGAGGGGAAAGTGTTAGTTCTTCAATAGAAAGTAGACCACATGGGGGTGGTCatgcgaagaagagaagtgcGGGTGGGAGTGGGGTCAATGCTGTTCAGAATAGATATGGACCAATGGGTCCGTTGGCAGACGAAGTTGGGTATACTaccagaggaggaggaggaggttttAAAGGCAGGAAGATTTGA